Proteins found in one Scylla paramamosain isolate STU-SP2022 chromosome 44, ASM3559412v1, whole genome shotgun sequence genomic segment:
- the LOC135093843 gene encoding cysteine-rich protein 2-binding protein-like isoform X2, which produces MRPPAYTPNMSCGPCVYCGASSEGQPQELVSCGLCRRPLHLACLKGGPPQTNLLGDNFFLVTCAVCSPDGVETVQRANMTDLQMLMLTLYNIHMTEKYTPKLGFYHWKIHIAHALLNNYWKEIEVSSKRNKGKKKKILIATSTRMSHHPRYFQSGIGVLGEAGWYRLVNVAPPAQLLAAAQRGDLGNKGGSGQRGALPDGLPVENPEEAPPPSPPPSSPPPPPAPLPMKCEPQEGGEEWSAPPEAAWFTEKGLLMQQCRPPEALLEWEDQGREAGVTHDRTEEDIKEEVTVKEEAIEEEIFEAMESEENVIVDEIKEEEEELDNAEYEEEDLRGGGGVEMRNGREMRPSLFPPPSSTPPLMLHWDSKVTNYTGKNLRRLSRYEEKGLLRHLERLSAPHPLPPHLHRLRRKLIVRNQKVEHGLPVFNVDQEVEYWRIYRQIRSRRERMEQDGKVNTPLTISNTRILDRFQMAGQQQGMAEEHNISFAARLGSSFGSDGPPALIHSPYTLRYLKPFIRRDHDCLPLKLQLLREVVSRHHQQEAGWVAPPPAPIDYCYVTARHIPPMNQLARHFFWPGIDLSEVLQYPDHTCVVLYRRLVVGFGVVVPDTGYNEAYLSYLLVHPEWRRVGIASFVLYHLIQTCPGKDVTLHVSATNPALILYQQFGFKTPPPPPPGPAACPCLPEPSVVETPSQLV; this is translated from the exons ATGCGACCACCAGCT TACACACCCAACATGAGCTGTGGCCCGTGTGTGTACTGCGGGGCGTCCTCCGAGGGGCAGCCGCAGGAGCTGGTGTCGTGTGGCCTGTGTCGGCGCCCCCTGCACCTGGCCTGCCTGAAGGGGGGACCGCCACAGACCAACCTGTTGGGGGACAACTTCTTCCTGGTGACGTGTGCCGTCTGCAGCCCTGATGGGGTGGAGACTGTGCAGAGGGCGAACATGACAGA CCTCCAAATGCTGATGCTAACCCTGTACAACATCCACATGACTGAGAAATACACACCCAAGCTTGGTTTCTATCACTGGAAGATCCACATCGCACACGCACTCCTTAACAATTACTGGAAGGAGATTGAGGTGTCCAGCAA GCGTaacaaggggaagaagaagaagatattgATAGCAACAAGCACCAGAATGTCGCACCACCCCCGGTACTTCCAGAGTGGCATAGGGGTGCTGGGGGAAGCAGGGTGGTACCGGCTGGTGAATGTAGCGCCCCCTGCCCAGCTCCTTGCTGCCGCCCAAAGGGGAGACCTGGGGAACAAGGGGGGCAGTGGGCAGAGGGGAGCACTGCCTGATGGCCTGCctgtggag aaccctgaggaagcaccacccccatcaccaccaccatcatcaccaccaccaccaccagcaccactaccaatGAAATGTGAACcacaggagggaggggaggagtggagtGCGCCCCCTGAGGCAGCCTGGTTCACTGAGAAGGGCCTTCTCATGCAGCAGTGCCGGCCCCCTGAGGCACTGCTGGAATGGGAGGACCAGGGCAGGGAGGCTGGAGTGACGCATGACAGGacagag GAGGACATAAAGGAGGAAGTGACAGTGAAAGAGGAAGCAATTGAGGAGGAAATCTTTGAGGCAATGGAGAGTGAAGAAAACGTGATTgtagatgaaataaaagaagaggaagaggaacttgATAATGCTGAGTATGAAGAGGAAgacttaagaggaggaggaggagtcgagatgaggaatggaagggaaatgcgtccttctctctttcctccgccTTCCTCCACTCCCCCACTTATGCTCCACTGGGATTCAAAAGTCACCAACTACACTGGGAAAAA CCTCCGCCGTCTGAGCCGCTACGAGGAGAAGGGTCTGCTGCGGCACCTGGAGAGGCTCAGCGCacctcatcccctcccccctcacctgcACAGACTCCGGAGAAAGTTGATCGTCAG GAACCAGAAGGTGGAGCATGGGTTGCCGGTGTTCAATGTGGACCAGGAGGTGGAGTACTGGCGGATATACAGGCAGATCCGGAGCAGGAGAGAGCGGATGGAGCAAGATGGAAAGGTGAACACTCCACTGACCATCTCAAACACCAGAATTCTCGACAGATTTCag ATGGCAGGACAGCAGCAGGGGATGGCAGAGGAACATAACATAAGCTTTGCAGCGCGTCTCGGCAGCTCCTTTGGCAGTGACGGCCCCCCTGCCCTCATCCACAGCCCTTACACCCTCAG GTACCTCAAACCATTCATCCGACGCGACCACGACTGCCTGCCACTCAAACTGCAACTATTGCGAGAGGTTGTgtcccgccaccaccagcaggaggcaGGTTGGGTGGCTCCCCCCCCGGCACCCATCGACTACTGCTACGTGACAGCCAGACACATTCCACCCATGAACCAGCTGGCTAGACACTTTTTCTGGCCTGGCATTGACT TGTCGGAAGTGCTGCAGTACCCGGACCACACCTGCGTAGTGCTGTACCGGCGGCTGGTGGTGGGGTTTGGCGTGGTGGTGCCAGACACGGGCTACAATGAGGCATACCTGTCCTACCTGCTGGTGCACCCGGAGTGGAGGAGGGTCGGCATTGCATCTTTCGTTCTCTACCATCTCattcag ACCTGCCCCGGGAAGGATGTGACCCTACACGTGTCGGCGACCAATCCAGCACTCATCCTGTACCAGCAGTTTGGGTTCAAG actcctcctcctcctcctcctggtccagCTGCCTGCCCATGTCTGCCAGAGCCTTCAGTTGTAGAGACTCCTTCACAGCTAGTCTGA
- the LOC135093843 gene encoding cysteine-rich protein 2-binding protein-like isoform X1, whose amino-acid sequence MRPPAYTPNMSCGPCVYCGASSEGQPQELVSCGLCRRPLHLACLKGGPPQTNLLGDNFFLVTCAVCSPDGVETVQRANMTDLQMLMLTLYNIHMTEKYTPKLGFYHWKIHIAHALLNNYWKEIEVSSKRNKGKKKKILIATSTRMSHHPRYFQSGIGVLGEAGWYRLVNVAPPAQLLAAAQRGDLGNKGGSGQRGALPDGLPVENPEEAPPPSPPPSSPPPPPAPLPMKCEPQEGGEEWSAPPEAAWFTEKGLLMQQCRPPEALLEWEDQGREAGVTHDRTEEDIKEEVTVKEEAIEEEIFEAMESEENVIVDEIKEEEEELDNAEYEEEDLRGGGGVEMRNGREMRPSLFPPPSSTPPLMLHWDSKVTNYTGKNLRRLSRYEEKGLLRHLERLSAPHPLPPHLHRLRRKLIVRNQKVEHGLPVFNVDQEVEYWRIYRQIRSRRERMEQDGKVNTPLTISNTRILDRFQMAGQQQGMAEEHNISFAARLGSSFGSDGPPALIHSPYTLRYLKPFIRRDHDCLPLKLQLLREVVSRHHQQEAGWVAPPPAPIDYCYVTARHIPPMNQLARHFFWPGIDLSEVLQYPDHTCVVLYRRLVVGFGVVVPDTGYNEAYLSYLLVHPEWRRVGIASFVLYHLIQTCPGKDVTLHVSATNPALILYQQFGFKVEEFLSNFYDKYLPHDSPECKHAMYMRLRR is encoded by the exons ATGCGACCACCAGCT TACACACCCAACATGAGCTGTGGCCCGTGTGTGTACTGCGGGGCGTCCTCCGAGGGGCAGCCGCAGGAGCTGGTGTCGTGTGGCCTGTGTCGGCGCCCCCTGCACCTGGCCTGCCTGAAGGGGGGACCGCCACAGACCAACCTGTTGGGGGACAACTTCTTCCTGGTGACGTGTGCCGTCTGCAGCCCTGATGGGGTGGAGACTGTGCAGAGGGCGAACATGACAGA CCTCCAAATGCTGATGCTAACCCTGTACAACATCCACATGACTGAGAAATACACACCCAAGCTTGGTTTCTATCACTGGAAGATCCACATCGCACACGCACTCCTTAACAATTACTGGAAGGAGATTGAGGTGTCCAGCAA GCGTaacaaggggaagaagaagaagatattgATAGCAACAAGCACCAGAATGTCGCACCACCCCCGGTACTTCCAGAGTGGCATAGGGGTGCTGGGGGAAGCAGGGTGGTACCGGCTGGTGAATGTAGCGCCCCCTGCCCAGCTCCTTGCTGCCGCCCAAAGGGGAGACCTGGGGAACAAGGGGGGCAGTGGGCAGAGGGGAGCACTGCCTGATGGCCTGCctgtggag aaccctgaggaagcaccacccccatcaccaccaccatcatcaccaccaccaccaccagcaccactaccaatGAAATGTGAACcacaggagggaggggaggagtggagtGCGCCCCCTGAGGCAGCCTGGTTCACTGAGAAGGGCCTTCTCATGCAGCAGTGCCGGCCCCCTGAGGCACTGCTGGAATGGGAGGACCAGGGCAGGGAGGCTGGAGTGACGCATGACAGGacagag GAGGACATAAAGGAGGAAGTGACAGTGAAAGAGGAAGCAATTGAGGAGGAAATCTTTGAGGCAATGGAGAGTGAAGAAAACGTGATTgtagatgaaataaaagaagaggaagaggaacttgATAATGCTGAGTATGAAGAGGAAgacttaagaggaggaggaggagtcgagatgaggaatggaagggaaatgcgtccttctctctttcctccgccTTCCTCCACTCCCCCACTTATGCTCCACTGGGATTCAAAAGTCACCAACTACACTGGGAAAAA CCTCCGCCGTCTGAGCCGCTACGAGGAGAAGGGTCTGCTGCGGCACCTGGAGAGGCTCAGCGCacctcatcccctcccccctcacctgcACAGACTCCGGAGAAAGTTGATCGTCAG GAACCAGAAGGTGGAGCATGGGTTGCCGGTGTTCAATGTGGACCAGGAGGTGGAGTACTGGCGGATATACAGGCAGATCCGGAGCAGGAGAGAGCGGATGGAGCAAGATGGAAAGGTGAACACTCCACTGACCATCTCAAACACCAGAATTCTCGACAGATTTCag ATGGCAGGACAGCAGCAGGGGATGGCAGAGGAACATAACATAAGCTTTGCAGCGCGTCTCGGCAGCTCCTTTGGCAGTGACGGCCCCCCTGCCCTCATCCACAGCCCTTACACCCTCAG GTACCTCAAACCATTCATCCGACGCGACCACGACTGCCTGCCACTCAAACTGCAACTATTGCGAGAGGTTGTgtcccgccaccaccagcaggaggcaGGTTGGGTGGCTCCCCCCCCGGCACCCATCGACTACTGCTACGTGACAGCCAGACACATTCCACCCATGAACCAGCTGGCTAGACACTTTTTCTGGCCTGGCATTGACT TGTCGGAAGTGCTGCAGTACCCGGACCACACCTGCGTAGTGCTGTACCGGCGGCTGGTGGTGGGGTTTGGCGTGGTGGTGCCAGACACGGGCTACAATGAGGCATACCTGTCCTACCTGCTGGTGCACCCGGAGTGGAGGAGGGTCGGCATTGCATCTTTCGTTCTCTACCATCTCattcag ACCTGCCCCGGGAAGGATGTGACCCTACACGTGTCGGCGACCAATCCAGCACTCATCCTGTACCAGCAGTTTGGGTTCAAGGTAGAGGAGTTTCTATCAAATTTCTATGACAAGTACCTTCCCCATGACAGTCCAGAGTGTAAGCATGCCATGTATATGAGGCTCAGgaggtga